In one Mucilaginibacter ginsenosidivorax genomic region, the following are encoded:
- a CDS encoding glycoside hydrolase family 5 protein, whose protein sequence is MNNRPSATFAIEGVLSKNLYHSRNAGRGNSYPASGLQTGKTFRNRSVIVNYGAKSTQSSAVPNYPGILTVNSYKLQEQRNTAAGTFTIYPSYNKSPKAPDSEGMKCNAVELAAKIRLGWNIGNTFEAPGGETGWGSPVITEDYIKLVKQQGFNAIRIPCAWSWKHLSNQATAQIDPNWLKRVKEVVGYCVKNDMYVLLNIHWDGGWLENNIEQTKQESVNAKQKALWEQIATTMRDFDEHLMFASANEPNTDNAEKMAVLATYHQTFINAVRSTGGKNSYRVLVVQGPSTDIDKTYDLMNTLPRDQATARIMVEVHYYSPFQFCLLDGDADWGKMFYYWGAGHHSTKEPNRNAILGEEGDVIASFNKMKTKFADKGIPVLLGEYGAYRRNNGKHVPLDLATHNDAVDYWLTYITKQAKANGMLPFFWDTGGALDKQNYSVKDQRTIVALNAGAN, encoded by the coding sequence ATGAATAATAGGCCATCTGCCACTTTTGCAATTGAAGGAGTGCTATCAAAGAATTTATACCATAGCCGTAATGCCGGGCGCGGCAACAGCTATCCTGCCTCCGGCCTGCAAACAGGCAAAACGTTTCGAAACCGTAGTGTCATCGTTAATTACGGAGCAAAATCAACGCAAAGTAGCGCAGTACCAAACTATCCCGGTATTTTGACGGTTAATTCGTATAAGCTACAGGAACAAAGAAATACGGCGGCCGGGACATTCACCATTTACCCTTCCTATAATAAATCGCCAAAGGCCCCGGACTCAGAAGGGATGAAATGTAATGCTGTTGAGCTTGCTGCTAAAATAAGGTTAGGATGGAACATCGGCAATACATTTGAAGCCCCCGGCGGCGAAACAGGCTGGGGTAGCCCTGTTATTACAGAAGATTATATAAAGCTTGTAAAACAGCAGGGGTTTAATGCCATTCGTATTCCATGCGCCTGGAGCTGGAAGCATTTAAGCAACCAGGCGACTGCACAAATAGACCCCAACTGGCTCAAAAGGGTAAAAGAAGTAGTGGGATATTGCGTAAAGAATGATATGTATGTCCTGCTCAATATTCACTGGGATGGAGGCTGGTTAGAGAATAATATTGAACAGACAAAACAGGAATCTGTCAACGCCAAACAAAAGGCACTTTGGGAGCAAATAGCGACAACTATGCGCGATTTTGACGAACACCTGATGTTTGCCAGCGCCAATGAGCCGAACACAGACAATGCCGAAAAAATGGCAGTACTTGCTACCTATCATCAAACCTTTATTAACGCGGTTCGATCAACCGGCGGAAAGAATAGTTACCGGGTATTAGTGGTGCAAGGCCCTTCAACAGATATTGACAAAACGTATGACCTGATGAATACTCTTCCCCGGGACCAGGCGACCGCACGGATAATGGTTGAGGTGCATTACTACTCTCCATTTCAATTCTGCCTGTTGGACGGCGATGCAGACTGGGGCAAAATGTTTTATTACTGGGGCGCAGGACATCATTCTACTAAAGAGCCCAACCGCAATGCCATCCTGGGTGAAGAGGGGGATGTTATTGCTTCTTTCAACAAAATGAAAACAAAATTCGCCGACAAAGGAATTCCTGTATTATTAGGTGAGTATGGGGCTTACAGGCGTAATAACGGCAAACATGTTCCTTTAGATCTGGCAACACACAATGATGCGGTGGATTATTGGCTAACTTATATTACAAAGCAGGCGAAAGCCAACGGTATGCTGCCATTTTTCTGGGACACGGGTGGTGCTTTGGACAAACAAAATTATTCGGTAAAGGATCAACGTACAATTGTGGCACTTAACGCAGGCGCCAACTAA
- a CDS encoding cellulase family glycosylhydrolase, with product MKITKLRMACKIAGIFIAIWAVVSCKKNETPPAQLTLGNITDTIPEGGGTVALKFTSNASWKVDTVGIGWLHLNQTSGNSGNVAINLTAAANSSGMSRSVLLNLSSTNGQSRRITIMQNAKIYPSYNTSPKAPDATGMGSTAKQLAANIKMGYNIYNTMEAPGGETGWGNPLISQKLIDLVKSSGMNAVRVPIQYESSHVIDKKTAKIDPAWLARVKQVVQYCINDNVYVMVDIHWDGGWLDCTATGAKQDSINAKQKAYWEQIATTLRDFDEHLMFASANEPNATDIPTSNVLMRYHQTFINAVRSTGGKNSYRTLIIQSPSTSIDLANEYLKSSNVFKTVQLPADPTPNKMIIEFHYYTPSNFCILSADASWGKEAYFWGAGLHTKNPLFLDRNSGPWSEEHYVDSLFHTAKVNFVDKGMPVIMGEYGTEYHADKLKGYPADSLLSVNSQMHFYRYVTQQAKTNGVLPFLWASDVFNRQTNTIGNQRTLDSLKRGAGL from the coding sequence ATGAAGATAACAAAATTAAGGATGGCGTGTAAGATTGCGGGGATATTTATAGCAATTTGGGCTGTAGTTTCCTGTAAAAAAAACGAAACACCTCCGGCGCAGCTTACCCTTGGTAACATCACCGATACGATACCCGAAGGCGGCGGAACCGTTGCATTAAAATTTACCAGCAACGCCTCATGGAAGGTTGATACTGTAGGCATTGGATGGCTGCATTTAAACCAAACATCGGGTAATAGTGGCAACGTTGCCATTAATTTAACAGCGGCAGCAAATTCATCGGGCATGAGCCGCTCTGTGCTTTTAAACCTGAGTTCGACCAATGGGCAAAGCAGGCGGATTACCATAATGCAAAATGCTAAAATTTATCCATCCTATAATACATCGCCAAAAGCTCCGGATGCAACCGGCATGGGCAGCACAGCCAAACAGCTGGCGGCAAATATTAAAATGGGATACAATATTTATAACACCATGGAAGCTCCGGGCGGAGAAACCGGATGGGGAAATCCGCTAATTAGTCAGAAGCTAATTGATTTGGTAAAATCATCTGGCATGAATGCCGTACGCGTACCTATTCAGTATGAGTCGTCGCACGTCATCGATAAAAAAACTGCCAAAATTGACCCGGCATGGCTTGCCCGGGTAAAACAAGTGGTTCAATATTGCATTAATGATAACGTTTATGTAATGGTTGATATCCATTGGGACGGTGGCTGGCTTGATTGTACAGCAACAGGTGCTAAACAGGATTCTATTAACGCCAAGCAAAAAGCTTATTGGGAGCAAATTGCCACCACGTTGCGCGATTTTGACGAACATTTAATGTTTGCCAGCGCCAATGAACCTAATGCTACAGATATACCAACATCTAATGTATTGATGCGTTATCATCAAACGTTTATTAACGCGGTACGCAGTACCGGCGGTAAAAATAGCTATCGTACTTTAATTATTCAGTCTCCTTCAACATCAATCGATTTGGCTAACGAATACCTGAAGTCAAGTAACGTGTTTAAAACCGTGCAATTGCCTGCAGACCCTACACCAAACAAAATGATAATTGAGTTTCATTATTATACTCCGTCAAATTTTTGCATATTATCTGCCGACGCCAGCTGGGGGAAAGAAGCGTATTTCTGGGGAGCCGGCCTTCATACAAAAAATCCGCTGTTCCTTGACCGAAACTCCGGGCCCTGGTCAGAAGAACATTATGTAGATTCGTTATTCCACACTGCCAAAGTAAACTTTGTGGATAAGGGAATGCCAGTGATTATGGGCGAATACGGCACAGAATATCACGCCGATAAATTAAAAGGGTATCCGGCTGATTCGCTATTATCTGTAAATTCCCAGATGCATTTCTATCGTTATGTAACACAACAAGCCAAAACAAATGGGGTATTGCCGTTTTTATGGGCAAGTGATGTATTTAACCGTCAAACTAACACCATAGGAAACCAGCGTACACTGGATTCGCTGAAAAGAGGAGCCGGGCTTTAA
- a CDS encoding glycan-binding surface protein, whose translation MKKKSYLRLCFLPFLLMIAALLPACKKNADGGGGAPPVIAAIKSYVASPNDTVLHSAVAKGQWVVITGQNLQNATQISFDGVPASFNTALFAPGSAVVQIPAIQFSTIDTTKLYTVKYATLAGSTTFSFKLGPAAPTITAISNVFAAPGDSVHLFGSNLVLIQRFLYGGTQISSFKPSLDGTSLGFLMPATTPTDQVLVSTKAGTTSFKIVATPTITGISNENANKGDSVFVYGTYLKNVQSLSFAGTAITSFKETSDGSSVRFVLPALSKSGPVSVTTKFGAATTAYNVNDIATGAISNWEWSGVFNWAWWGGANLTSGDPNSGWPPYNSDFPGNSSLYMVLKNGVLAPSEGNTFSSYAILMNGTQWVPTANLNDPVDNWAFKFEVNISKPWNGGTIDILSGVSGSPIARWEPWQKTTATAAYTTKGWITVTIPLSSFRKADPTLGDGKGAAITQITDLVGPSGNSACTVYIHNYGTSATATGFYGAFDNLRVVKIK comes from the coding sequence ATGAAAAAGAAATCATACTTACGCTTGTGTTTTTTGCCGTTTCTCTTGATGATAGCGGCCTTATTACCAGCTTGTAAAAAGAATGCAGATGGCGGTGGCGGTGCACCTCCTGTTATTGCCGCTATCAAGAGTTATGTAGCTTCGCCTAATGATACAGTTTTGCATAGCGCTGTGGCAAAAGGTCAGTGGGTAGTAATAACCGGGCAGAACTTGCAAAATGCAACTCAAATTTCTTTTGACGGAGTTCCTGCCTCTTTTAACACTGCTTTATTTGCCCCTGGCAGTGCTGTGGTACAGATACCGGCCATACAGTTTTCAACAATTGATACTACTAAACTGTACACAGTAAAGTATGCCACATTAGCAGGCTCTACAACGTTCTCGTTTAAATTAGGTCCGGCAGCGCCTACTATTACGGCTATATCTAATGTATTTGCCGCCCCGGGCGATTCCGTTCATCTTTTTGGCTCAAATTTAGTGTTGATTCAACGCTTTTTATATGGCGGAACCCAAATTTCATCATTTAAACCGAGTCTCGACGGAACTTCGCTTGGCTTTCTTATGCCGGCAACAACGCCCACTGATCAGGTATTAGTATCCACCAAGGCAGGTACAACGTCTTTTAAAATAGTGGCAACGCCAACAATTACCGGCATTTCCAACGAAAATGCCAACAAGGGCGATTCGGTGTTTGTTTATGGTACATACCTTAAAAACGTTCAATCGCTATCTTTCGCAGGTACGGCAATTACTTCCTTTAAAGAAACAAGTGATGGAAGTTCTGTTCGTTTTGTTTTGCCTGCGTTATCGAAAAGCGGGCCTGTATCTGTTACAACAAAATTTGGCGCGGCTACCACAGCATACAATGTGAACGATATAGCCACAGGAGCCATATCAAACTGGGAATGGAGCGGCGTCTTCAACTGGGCATGGTGGGGCGGAGCCAATCTTACCAGCGGCGATCCAAATTCGGGGTGGCCTCCTTACAATTCCGATTTTCCTGGTAATTCAAGCCTGTACATGGTGCTTAAAAACGGCGTTTTGGCTCCCTCAGAAGGCAATACCTTCTCCAGTTATGCAATACTCATGAACGGAACACAGTGGGTACCTACAGCTAATCTTAATGACCCTGTTGACAATTGGGCATTTAAATTCGAAGTAAATATTTCTAAACCCTGGAATGGTGGTACAATTGATATTTTGAGTGGGGTAAGTGGCAGCCCTATAGCCAGATGGGAGCCATGGCAAAAAACTACAGCAACCGCGGCATATACTACAAAAGGATGGATAACAGTAACTATTCCGCTGTCGTCATTCCGTAAAGCCGATCCTACGCTTGGAGATGGCAAAGGTGCCGCCATAACGCAAATTACCGATTTGGTTGGCCCATCTGGGAATAGCGCATGTACAGTGTATATACATAACTACGGTACTTCAGCAACAGCAACCGGCTTTTATGGTGCTTTTGATAACCTGAGGGTTGTAAAAATTAAATAA